The Comamonas sp. GB3 AK4-5 genome includes a region encoding these proteins:
- a CDS encoding YfgM family protein: MATHLDLEEQEQIDQIKHFWSRWGTPITAVLVVVFGGFAAWNGWQYWQQRQAVQASALADAVQAAVEAKDEGRITQSLADIQSKYGSTEQAGQAALAAAKAQADAGQLDAAKASLTWVVEHAGDAGLKAVAQLRQAAVLMEQKDLDGASRLLAGSFPAEFAGAVADRQGDVLQLQGKAEEAVQAYQRAYQALDKQVDYRRLVEFKLNALGVTTATTTAAGGTETAK; encoded by the coding sequence ATGGCAACGCATCTCGACCTCGAAGAACAAGAACAGATCGACCAGATCAAGCATTTCTGGAGCCGCTGGGGCACTCCCATCACAGCCGTGCTGGTGGTGGTTTTTGGTGGTTTTGCCGCCTGGAATGGCTGGCAGTACTGGCAGCAGCGCCAGGCCGTGCAGGCCTCGGCCCTGGCCGATGCCGTGCAGGCCGCCGTGGAGGCCAAGGATGAAGGCCGCATCACCCAGTCGCTGGCAGACATTCAAAGCAAGTACGGCAGCACCGAGCAAGCCGGCCAGGCCGCGCTGGCAGCCGCCAAGGCCCAGGCCGATGCCGGCCAGCTGGACGCCGCCAAGGCCTCGCTGACCTGGGTGGTCGAGCATGCCGGCGATGCCGGCCTCAAGGCCGTGGCGCAGCTGCGCCAGGCTGCGGTGCTGATGGAGCAAAAGGATTTGGACGGCGCCAGCCGCCTGCTGGCAGGAAGCTTTCCTGCCGAGTTTGCCGGTGCCGTGGCCGACCGCCAGGGTGACGTGCTGCAGCTGCAGGGCAAGGCCGAAGAAGCCGTGCAGGCCTACCAGCGCGCCTACCAGGCATTGGACAAGCAGGTGGACTATCGCCGCCTGGTGGAGTTCAAGCTCAATGCCTTGGGCGTGACAACTGCAACCACGACCGCCGCCGGCGGCACGGAGACCGCAAAGTGA